In the Kiloniellales bacterium genome, one interval contains:
- a CDS encoding ATP-grasp fold amidoligase family protein, which yields YPAGGLDPRPERLGEMFQLAERLAAPFSFMRVDFLVADGRLKIGELTSLPENAVGVFAPKVYDQRLGRLFADPKLEIEAVLEA from the coding sequence ACTACCCGGCCGGGGGCCTGGACCCGCGGCCCGAGCGCCTGGGCGAGATGTTCCAGCTCGCCGAGCGCCTGGCGGCGCCCTTCTCCTTCATGCGCGTGGACTTCCTGGTGGCCGACGGCCGCCTGAAGATCGGCGAGCTGACCAGCCTGCCGGAGAACGCCGTCGGCGTCTTCGCGCCGAAGGTCTACGACCAGCGCCTGGGCCGCCTCTTCGCCGACCCGAAGCTCGAGATCGAGGCCGTACTGGAAGCCTGA